In a genomic window of Theropithecus gelada isolate Dixy chromosome 15, Tgel_1.0, whole genome shotgun sequence:
- the CYSRT1 gene encoding cysteine-rich tail protein 1 — protein MAGPGRHRGARARARGAGFGAAAAAAVPESSGFAHARCRSSERPRPIAPPLPRREKAAASRSTQALGPRAQKTERTDCHAATTGWTMDPQEMVVKNPYAHISIPRAHLRPDLGQQLEVASPCSSSSEMQPLPVGPCAPEPTRLLQPTEVPGPKGTKGDQRAAPIQNHQAWQQPGNPYNSSQRPAGLTYAGPPPVGRGDDIAHHCCCCPCCRCCHCPPFCRCHSCCCCVIS, from the exons ATGGCAGGGCCCGGGCGGCACCGAggggcgcgggcgcgggcgcggggcgcgggtttcggcgcggcggcggcggcggcag TCCCCGAGTCCTCCGGCTTCGCCCATGCCCGGTGCCGCAGCTCAGAGAGG CCCCGCCCCATTGCCCCGCCCCTTCCGAGGAGGGAAAAGGCGGCTGCCAGTCGCTCAACTCAGGCACTGGGACCTAGAGCTCAGAAGACCGAAAGGACAGACTGCCACGCTGCTACCACAG GCTGGACCATGGACCCCCAAGAGATGGTCGTCAAGAACCCATATGCCCACATCAGCATCCCCCGGGCTCACCTGCGGCCTGACCTGGGGCAGCAGTTAGAGGTGGCTTCCCCCTGTTCCTCATCCTCGGAGATGCAGCCGCTGCCAGTGGGGCCCTGTGCCCCGGAGCCAACCCGCCTCTTGCAGCCGACTGAGGTCCCAGGGCCCAAGGGCACCAAGGGTGACCAGAGGGCTGCCCCCATCCAGAACCATCAGGCCTGGCAGCAGCCTGGCAACCCCTACAACAGCAGTCAGCGCCCGGCCGGACTGACCTATGCTGGCCCTCCGCCCGTGGGGCGTGGCGATGACATCGcccaccactgctgctgctgcccctgctgcCGCTGCTGCCACTGCCCCCCGTTCTGCCGCTgccacagctgctgctgctgtgtcATCTCCTAG
- the RNF208 gene encoding RING finger protein 208, whose amino-acid sequence MPSDPGPEAGSGWPGLLMSCLKGPHVILKMEAMKIVHPEKFPELPAAPCFPPAPRPTPTLAPKRAWPSDTEIIVNQACGGDMPALEGAPHTPPLPRRPRKGSTELGFPRVAPEDEVIVNQYVIRPGPSASAASSAAAGEPLECPTCGHTYNVTQRRPRVLSCLHSVCEQCLQILYESCPKYKFISCPTCRRETVLFTDYGLAALAVNTSILSRLPPEALTAPSGGQWGAEPEGSCYQTFRQYCGAACTCHVRNPLSACSIM is encoded by the coding sequence ATGCCCTCTGACCCCGGGCCCGAGGCGGGCAGTGGCTGGCCGGGCCTCCTCATGTCCTGCCTGAAGGGCCCCCATGTCATCCTCAAGATGGAGGCCATGAAGATTGTCCACCCTGAAAAGTTCCCTGAGCTACCGGCTGCCCCCTGCTTCCCGCCTGCTCCCCGGCCCACCCCAACTCTGGCACCCAAGCGTGCCTGGCCCTCAGACACAGAGATCATTGTCAACCAGGCATGTGGGGGGGACATGCCTGCCTTGGAAGGGGCACCCCATACCCCGCCGCTGCCGCGGCGGCCCCGTAAGGGAAGCACAGAGCTGGGCTTTCCCCGTGTAGCCCCAGAGGATGAGGTCATTGTGAATCAGTACGTGATTCGGCCCGGCCCCTCGGCCTCGGCGGCTTCTTCGGCAGCGGCAGGCGAGCCCCTGGAGTGCCCCACCTGTGGGCACACCTACAACGTCACCCAGCGGCGGCCCCGTGTGCTGTCCTGCCTGCACTCTGTGTGTGAGCAGTGCCTGCAGATTCTCTACGAGTCCTGCCCCAAGTACAAGTTCATCTCCTGCCCCACCTGCCGCCGCGAGACTGTGCTCTTCACCGACTACGGCCTGGCCGCGCTGGCTGTCAACACATCCATCCTGAGCCGCCTGCCGCCCGAGGCGCTGACAGCCCCATCTGGGGGTCAGTGGGGGGCTGAGCCCGAGGGCAGCTGCTACCAGACCTTCCGGCAGTACTGTGGGGCCGCGTGCACCTGCCACGTGCGGAACCCACTGTCCGCCTGCTCCATCATGTAG
- the LOC112608751 gene encoding uncharacterized protein LOC112608751 — protein sequence MEGAWALPTWKEEGREQAAGQGEEEECPICTEPYGAGEYRLALLNCGHGLCAGCLHRLLGSAPSADLGQVRCPLCRQKTPMLEWEICRLQEELLQADGPSHQPRRETPAPQHRNPGPWGSLEQRYHLRFLAGPAGGRGCLPFLPCPPCLGARLWALRERGPCARRLVLLSLLALELLGLLLVFTPLVLLGLLFMLLDRSGR from the coding sequence ATGGAGGGTGCCTGGGCCCTTCCAACttggaaggaagaggggagagagcaGGCAGCGGggcagggggaagaggaggagtgCCCAATCTGCACAGAGCCTTATGGGGCCGGAGAGTACCGCCTGGCCCTGCTGAACTGCGGCCATGGCCTCTGTGCGGGCTGCCTGCACAGGCTTCTGGGCTCGGCCCCCAGTGCCGACCTGGGCCAGGTGCGCTGCCCGCTGTGCCGTCAGAAGACGCCCATGCTGGAGTGGGAGATCTGCCGACTGCAGGAGGAGCTGCTACAGGCCGACGGGCCCTCACACCAGCCCCGCCGAGAGACCCCTGCACCCCAGCACCGCAACCCTGGGCCCTGGGGCTCCCTGGAGCAGCGCTACCACCTGCGCTTCCTGGCAGGGCCCGCGGGCGGCCGGGGCTGCCTGCCCTTCCTGCCCTGTCCACCCTGCCTGGGTGCCCGGCTCTGGGCCCTGCGGGAGAGGGGACCCTGTGCCCGCCGCCTGGTGCTGCTGAGCCTGCTGGCCCTTGAGctgctggggctgctgctggTCTTCACGCCACTCGTGCTGCTGGGGCTGCTTTTCATGCTGCTGGACCGCTCTGGCCGCTGA